In Segatella copri, the DNA window GCAAGCCCTTGGAAGCCCCGTTCGTCTTGAGCATCTCATACATTAATGCACGAATGGCAAGAAACTCCAGTTTCCTGCCATCGTTCTTATATTTCTCTTCCACCTGAGAGCGGTAAGCCTGCAGATGAGGATACTGCCCGAACAACTGTTCTACAGTTTCATCCATCTGCCATAAACCAAGACTCACTCCCGGATAAACTTCTCGTATATTGACAACTGCCATATTTTTTATATTCTGATATTGATGAATACTGATGATTACTTAGAAGAATCCTCCACGTTATCTTTCAAAGGATGTACCGTCACCTTAATCTTGCTGATGCGACGCTCCTCTATCTGCATAACCTCGAAAGTATAGTTCTTATAATCTATCTTCTCGTGCATACTTGGGAAATCGCCCTTAATTTCCAAGAGCAGACCAGCCAGAGAATCAGCATCGCCCTCAACCTCCTCGAACTCTTCGTCATCTACATTCAGGATTTTGCAGAAATCAGAAAGAAGCGTTTTACCTTCAAAGATAAAGGTGTTGTAATTTAATTTCGAGTAGAACTTCTCCTCCTCATCGTATTCATCATTGATTTCACCTACAATTTCCTCCAGAATATCTTCGAGAGTAACAATACCCGATGTTCCTCCGAACTCATCTACAACAATGGCGATATGAACCTTGTTGTCCTGGAACTCGCGAAGCAGATCATCTATCTTCTTGGTTTCAGGAACAAAGTAAGGAGGACGAATCAGGCTCTGCCAACGGAAGTTGGAAGACTTCGTAAGATGAGGCAATAAGTCCTTGATATACAGTACACCACGAATATTATCTGTATTATCCTGATAAACAGGAATACGACTGTAATTATTCTCTTCAATGCACTTTAATACTTCTGGATAAGAACTACGGATATCCAGGTCAACAATATTCTGTCGGCTGGTCATCACCTCCTTGGCTGTTTCATCGCCAAAGCGGATGATACCCTTCAGCATGCTCTGCTCGTCCTTGATATCATTCTTATCAGTCAGTTCAAGAGCCTGTTCCAAGTCATCAACACTCAGCACATGATTTTCCTTCTGTATAATCTTTTCTGCAAGAATACCACTTTTCAGCAAGATAGTTTCTAAAGGCCAAAACAACTTTCTGGCAAACAGAATTCCCCCTACGCACCGACGACAGAACTTCAGAGAATCCTGACGGGCATACACTTTCGGCATAATCTCACCAAAAAGCAAAAGCAAGAAAGTAAGAATAACCGTAATAATCAGGAACTGAAGCCAATAAGCTTTAGGACCAAACTCTACGATTCCTGCGAATACATAATTAAGGAGCATGATGATTGTGACATTCACAAAATTATTGGTTATCAAAATGGTAGCCAACGTACGTTCAGAATCATCACGCAACATCTGTATTTTCTTATCGGCATCAGTCTTTTCATCCTCAAGTTCCGCAACATCAGTTGGTGATAAACTGAAAAAAGCAATTTCGGAACCACTGGCAAAAGCAGACATGCCTAACAATATAGCTGCAAGTACAGCAGCTACAATAACCCCGGCGGAAGGCTGCATCAGCATCACATCACCAAAGGCATCAGTTATGGTGGATATATCCAATTTCTGAGCTAAAAATTAATAATTATTGTTCTCTAGTAGCAGGGCGAGTACTCAACATCTCCATATTATCTACATAGATTTCTGTAATATATTGTCTTCTACCCTGCTTGTCATCATAGGAGCGGTAGCGGATTCTTCCTTCCACATAAAGGCGGTCACCCTTATGCACATACTTCTCTACTACCTTTGCAAGCCCACGATAAAAAACAAGATTGTGCCAATCTGTATGGTCTGGCACTTGGGTACCATTAGGCAAAGTATATCCTTTCTCTGTAGTTGCGAGAGAGACCTGAGCTACTGCCTGATCTGCTTCAAAATAATGAATGTCAGGATCTTTACCTACATTACCAATTAGCATAACCTTGTTCATGACACGAATCTTTTAAATTTCTGAATATTTTATTTCCACATTCCCAGATAGCGGAAATGGAAATTCTTACCTTTTGCAGATGGGAACTGGCTGCGTGAATCTACACAATCGCGCAGATAATCTACGATGCGATTGTAACAATCCAAACCTGATTCAGCTTTAACATCCGCAACGAAATGAGTATCACGGTACTCAAACTTTCCTGTAGCCGGTACCATCACAACACGCTTGAAATCAAGTGATCCTTCATACCAGCCTGGAGCCTCTTGAGCCAAACTGGCAACAACAGGATTCTCCATTCTCTCTGCAGGAGTAGGAGTACGCAATGCTTTCTTATCCTTAAAATCCTGCATAGTTTGCGCCGTAGTCTTTATCACAATAAAATAAACACGTGGGCGTACCTTATATCTTTTAGGATACGTCAAATCGCTAGCGGCATATTCACGAACATCTGCCTCTAGCTCCGCATCCATCTCAATCTCAGGAATACTCTTTAAAAAACCAATAGCATCATCAACACTAGTAACTAATGTCTCCTGATCAAAATATCTTAAATATAAATTCATAAATGGGTATGTTTCTCGAGTTCTAAAAAAAAGAGCGGAAAACGGGACTCGGACCCGCGACCCCAACCTTGGCAAGGTTGTGCTCTACCAACTGAGCTATTTCCGCTTATAAAACAACAATAAAAGTGAAGAGGAGGAGACTCGAACTCCCACGACACAATTGTCACTACCCCCTCAAAGTAGCGCGTCTACCAATTCCGCCACCTCTCCAACACTAAGCTAATTTAAACATTGTGCCCAAGACAGGACTCGAACCTGCACGTTGTGAAACACACGCACCTGAAACGTGCGCGTCTACCAATTCCGCCACTTGGGCCCTAAACTTAAACCTATCTTGGTTTAATACAAAAATAATCGAGCGGAAAACGGGACTCGGACCCGCGACCCCAACCTTGGCAAGGTTGTGCTCTACCAACTGAGCTATTTCCGCTTGTAAGATAACAATACCAGTGAAGAGGAGGAGACTCGAACTCCCACGACACAATTGTCACTACCCCCTCAAAGTAGCGCGTCTACCAATTCCGCCACCTCTCCAAGTATATTGTCATCAATTATCTAACCAAGATAAAACTTGATGTTGTTTCCCAAAAAAAATGAGCGGAAAACGGGACTCGGACCCGCGACCCCAACCTTGGCAAGGTTGTGCTCTACCAACTGAGCTATTTCCGCAGTTTTTCCTATTACTTAGGAGCGTTCCTCTGAATGCGAGTGCAAAGGTACTACTTTTTTCTGAATTACCAAACTTTTCTTCGATTTTTTTGAAAAAAAATGTGCATTTTGCCCTTTTTAGTGAGCAAAACACACATTTTAAGCCTTATTTTGCCGATTTTCAAACTCATCCGGCAGAAAAATCGGGAAAATAGAAATTATACTAATCCATCCTACTGCGATAATCTTCGTAGCTGAAATCTCTTAGAGTTTCCAATTTTCCATCTAAATGTACGATTCCTATTGATGGATGAGTGATTCCATTAAAGGTATTTGTCTTTACCGTAGTGTAATGCAGCATATCTTCGAAAATAACATTCTCGCCTATTTGCAATTCATGGTCAAATTTCCAGAAGCCCATAAAATCTCCACTCAGACAACTGTTGCCACCTATTCTATATATATGTGCGCCCTCAGGAGCCTTCGTCGGATCATCAACCTCCAAGGTTTCTGCATTTCTGACAGCTGGCATATACGGCATCTCCAGACAGTCGGGCATATGACAGGTAAAACTGGCATTTATGATAGCTGTCCTGATACCTTTATCTTCAACCACATCTACTACTTGAGTTACAAGCGGCCCGGTCTGCCACCCAAAGGCACTACCAGGTTCCATAATAATTTTAAGATGAGGATAACGCTGATGAAATCCCTTTATTATA includes these proteins:
- the gldE gene encoding gliding motility-associated protein GldE, whose amino-acid sequence is MLMQPSAGVIVAAVLAAILLGMSAFASGSEIAFFSLSPTDVAELEDEKTDADKKIQMLRDDSERTLATILITNNFVNVTIIMLLNYVFAGIVEFGPKAYWLQFLIITVILTFLLLLFGEIMPKVYARQDSLKFCRRCVGGILFARKLFWPLETILLKSGILAEKIIQKENHVLSVDDLEQALELTDKNDIKDEQSMLKGIIRFGDETAKEVMTSRQNIVDLDIRSSYPEVLKCIEENNYSRIPVYQDNTDNIRGVLYIKDLLPHLTKSSNFRWQSLIRPPYFVPETKKIDDLLREFQDNKVHIAIVVDEFGGTSGIVTLEDILEEIVGEINDEYDEEEKFYSKLNYNTFIFEGKTLLSDFCKILNVDDEEFEEVEGDADSLAGLLLEIKGDFPSMHEKIDYKNYTFEVMQIEERRISKIKVTVHPLKDNVEDSSK
- a CDS encoding single-stranded DNA-binding protein, whose product is MNKVMLIGNVGKDPDIHYFEADQAVAQVSLATTEKGYTLPNGTQVPDHTDWHNLVFYRGLAKVVEKYVHKGDRLYVEGRIRYRSYDDKQGRRQYITEIYVDNMEMLSTRPATREQ